TCAACTTACTTGGATAGTAGGTTGGCCAGTTTTCCAGCTCGTCAAAGAGTGCTTCCTGGCTTTCGCCGCCATAGAAGATATGGAAATGAGCTGCCTTAGTTGGTGCAATGTTGTGATCGCTAAACTGAACATACTTGTACTCCCCAGCATCCTCGTCTGTCGCTTCAAACATGAAGCGTACCCCTCGATTTCCCTTAGAGTAAGTCAGAGTGTGCTTACCAACGTATTTATAAGTATATTTCTTAGATTTTCCATCTACCACAAATTCCATAGTCTTGTCTGTGATATTGATATTGGAAACATCCGTTTTGTAGCCCTTGTCATAGTAGTCCTTGTATTCAGCTGCCGTCATTTTCCCAGTCAGCTTAGCCTTGTAGTCAAAGACTTGGTCCAAGGTCCCGTCCTTCAGATAAGGGTAAACAGACTGCCACTCGCCAGCATAGTCAGACAAGGTCCGATCCTTGACAGCACTGTCTTCAAAGTAGCCGTTTTGGACTGTCTTATCGTCTTCTTCCTTCTCGGCTGCAATCTCTGCTCCCTCTTGGTCAGTTGTCTTCTTGAGAGCCTTTAGATTGGCCTGCATGATAGAAATATAGTCCGCTCCATCCTTGGTCTGCTCTTCGGTCAAGCTTTCCAACGGATTCAAGACATCAAGTTCTACCCCTGTTTCCTTAGCCAGAGTAGAAGCAAGAGCCTGAGAGGCATTCTCTTCAAAGTAGATATACTTGATTTTATTTTTCTTGATATACTCAGTCAATTCCGCCAAGCGCGAAGCGGATGGCTCACTGTCTGGTGAAAGTCCAGAAATTGGCACCTGCTTCAAGCCATAGTCCAATGCCAGATACTTAAAGGCTGCGTGCTGAGTGACAAAGCTTTTTTGCTTGGCATTAGCCAAACCATCTTCATATTCCTTGTCCAAGGCTTCCAGCTTCTTGATATAAGCCGCTGCATTTTTCTCAAAAGCAGCTTTCTTATCAGGATAAGACTTGCTCAGGCTATCACGGATGTGCTCCACCATTTTAATAGCCCGCTTCGGAGATAGCCAGACATGAGGATCATAGGCATGATGATGTCCCTCTTCCCCATGGTCGTGGTCTTCTTCCTCTTCACCACCAGGCAGCAAGAGCATGTCTCCTGTTGCTTTGATAACCGTTTCTTCCTTATTTTTCAAAGTTTTTAACAGTTCAGGAACCCAAGTCTCCATATTTTCATTTTCATAGACAAAAGCATCTGCATCCTGAATCGTCGCAACTGCCTTAGCTGAAGGCTCATAATCATGCGGCTCTGTACCAGCCCCGATTAGAAGTTCAACATTGGCCTCATCTCCAGCCACCTGCTTAGTAAACTCATAAACCGGATAAAAAGTCGTGACAATATTGAGCTTTCCGTCTGCATTTTTTTGATTGGAACAAGCTACTAAGAAAATACTCAGTAAACCTGCTAATAGTAAGCTAATTTTTTTCATTTTCTGCTCCTATTTCATAAATTTTTTGACCAGATTGACCAGCAAGAACAAGCTGACAAAGATAATCGTAATGCTAGCACTAGCTGGTGTCTCTGCATAGTAAGAAATATAAAGTCCGGCAATCATACCAAAGAAGCCGATGGCATTTGCCAGCAAAATAACTGACTTGAAATTTTTCCCAATCCGCAGGGCAATACTAGCCGGCAAAACCATGATGGTCGAAACCAGCAAGGCTCCCGCAGCTGGAATCATGAGGGCAATCGCAACACCCGTCACGATATTAAAGAGAATAGACATGGTCCGCACAGGCAGCCCATCCACAAAGGCCGTATCCTCATCAAAGGTCAAGATATACATGGGGCGAATGAAGAGGAAGGTCAAGACAAGCACGACGGCCGCAATGACAAAGAGCGAAATCACCTGCTCCCTACTGATAGTCACAATGGAGCCAAACAGATACTGGTCCAGACTTATTGAGCTAGAACTCTTGCCCTTACTCATAACAATCAAGGAAATAGCTAAGCCGGTTGACATGAGAATGGCTGTTCCGATTTCCATGAAATTCTTATAGATAGTTCGCAGATACTCTAAAAAGACTGCTGCGACAATGACGACAAACACCGTTGTGAGGGTGGGCGATAGTCCAAGAACCAAACCAAAAGCTACACCTGCCAATGAAACGTGACTGAGCGTGTCACTCATGAGACTCTGCCTACGTAAAATCAGGAAGGTCCCCAGAATCGGTGAGAAGAGACTCATGGCAATAACTGCCAAGAAGGCTCGCTGCATAAAATCATAGGAAAATAGATTAAGCATGACTCACCTCCTGACTATTGTCGCTTTCATGCACATTGAAACAGCGCCAAGGCGAGTCCTGATTACGGACCAGATGAATGTTGCGGTCGGCATATTTACGAACTTCTTCCGGATCGTGTGTAATCATCAAGACAGCTTTTCCATGCTGATGAGCACTATGGTGCATGAGCTTATAAAATTCATCCTTACTGCCTGTATCCATACCTGTTGTCGGCTCATCTAGGACAAAAATATCCGGATCCGAAGCAAACATCCGAGCAATCACAGCCCTCTGCTTTTGCCCGCCAGAGAGAGAACCAATCCTCTTATCCCGATGTTCCCACATTCCAACCGACTCCAGACTTACCTTAATATGCTCCTCATCATGCTCATTCAAACGACGAAACCAACCCTTGCGCGGATAACGTCCCGACTTGACAAACTCATACACCGTACTAGGAAAACCTGCATTAAAACTAGCAATCTGCTGAGGTAGATAAGCAATCCGCAGTTTCTTGCCTAGCACATTAGTCTTGGAAATCTTCACTTCCCCATGCTTAGGCTGCAAAATACCCAAACTAGCCTTGATAAGCGTCGTCTTAGCAGCTCCATTTTCCCCTGTCAAAGTTACAAACTCACCGCTGTCTAGAAAATAATGAATATGCTCCAGCACCGGCTCCTTGTCATAGTAAAAGGAAAGATTATCTACTGTGATATATCTCATTTCCCAATCTCTCCCACTAAGGAATCCAAAAACTTAGCAATTGCAGCTTGTTCAGCATCAGAAAACTGCTCTGCTACTTTATGATAAGTTGCCAAAGTATGCGTGTGATGATGCTGATGTTCCTTTGCAATCGGCTGAGCTAACTCAGTCAAACGGTAAAAGGTAACCCGTGCATCTCTCTTATCTTTAAAAGCTTGCAGCATCTCTTGCCGAACCAAAGATTTCACAGCCTTGGTTACAGCAGCTTGACTCACATTCAGTTTTTTTGCCAAATCAGAATTTGTCAAAGATTCCTCAGACAAAAGCATCAAAATATGCTCCTGCGTATTGGTTAAAGGCACATCACTCGTGCAAGAACCAATCAGAATCTCATGCTGATTTTCTGCTTTCAAAATAACTTCATTTAAAAATTGATCGATCTTCTCTGCTAAATGAGTCATTTCCTCCTCCTTCTCTTAACCAGTTAAAGCTTTACTGGTTAATTATACCACAAAAAAGAAAAGAGTCAAGAATTTTCAGTAAAGGTCAGATGCTTTTCACAAAAAATATTTAATCATACAATTAGATTCTTAAGACCTAAATAAAAACACAATCAGAGAATAAAAAGGAACAAACCAAGTTGAGACTTTTTAGCATTCCAGATTTTATAAGACATTTAATAGTAAAAGTCTTCAATATCCATCACACTAATTGAGTATAAATTTACAAACAAAATCAAAATTCAATCTTCCGCTTTAGCTTGCAAGTAAATACTAGAAAAAAAACAAAAAACGAAGCTAAAAAGCTTCGCTAAACTTAAGCTATACCGGCGGCCGGTAAATAAATGGAGAAAATCAAGTAAATAAGCAAATAAACCAGCGATATGTTAAGGCTTTGTCAATTAATTTAGAGGAGATAAATTATGAAAGTTGACCAAATGGGTGACCAAAAATAAAAATAAGATAAAGTGTACGAGTGAGTTTTTGTTCATATATTTTATCTTATTTTTATATGATGTGTGGTATAATATTTGTATTCAATATTGGAGATAGGGCTATGAAAAAAATAATTGCAGCGATTGTTTTTGTAATTTCAGTTTTTGCATTGGTTGCTTGTAGCAACCAGCAGAGTTTGGATGGGAAGTATTATAATCAATATGATTATCTAGTACTTGAAATAAAAGGAAATCAAGGAACATATCATGAAAATCATGATCATACTATAACTAGTATAGATTTCCAGAAAAAAACGTTTACTTTTTCAGCTTCTGGAAGGGAGTATGTTGCGACTTATGATGTTAAAAAAGATGGGACATTAACGTTTGATACTGGAAACTTTCTTATAGGAAGTAATAAACAGGTTGTTTATAGAAAAGATAGTGAAAGTTATAAGAAAAATATAAAAAATGACTAAAAAATCTTAGTCATTTTTTAGTTATTAAAAGGATCCCCCTCATCTGAGCTTTTAGGATACTTTTGAATAACAAACAAGTAATAAAGAATGTCATTTTAACATAATTTAGTTGAACTATTTTTAGTTCACTCTAAAGCTCCATATATATGATTATGAAAATCACTGTAGATTTATTTTTTTAATCCAATCTAATTAGTAAAAATTTTTTCCAATCTTTTGGACAACCAATTTTAGTTTCCTCTATGATATTACTTTTCGTAAACTTTTCTTCAATATCCTCAATAAATGTATTCCACTCGTCATGAACGTTTGAATTGTGGCAAATAAGAATTTGTTTTATTGCCAACATATATGCAAATAAATCTTTATTATGAGTTTTTTTCTTCCCACACTTGCGTAATTCCCGAAAAGTTGGCTCATAAAATTTTGGGACATTCGCATTAAAATTAGCTGCATAAAGTCGGCCATAATGTGCACTAACATTTCGAATAAAACATGTAGCCGAAATCCAACTTCTACTAGCTGATATAATATGATCTTTCATTGAAGTTTCATAATAATTATTATTAAAAAATAACTCTTCAATCCATAAATTATAAAACTTTTCGTTTAATTGCTCAATCAATTTAGTTGTTTCTCCAAAAGTAAGTTCTGGCACGATAACCCAAAAAGGAAATTTGCAATTTTTATTTTCGACATGGTGTTTTATTGGAAGAGATTTTTTTCTTAAATGATACAAGCTCATCCCTATTCTTTCAATAACGCCCTTAAAATATTCTTCGTTTTTATAAATTGATTTATCTAAGTAGCACTCTCCAGCTTGTAAACTACCTCTATAATTACTACATAAGGTATGAACAATAGATGATTTGATTAATAATTCTATTTTACCAGTAAATTTCATCAAGTTTTCTCTCAAGAAAGAATTGAATTCATATAGTTCGATACAGTCTTGAAAAGTAAAATCTTGATTATTTAAATTTGGCAAGTGCTTCTTATATATAGAGAAATCATAGTAATTTGTCTGAAAAAGAAACTGTTTAGCAAATTTTTCTTGTTCTTCTGTAATAGTTACTTTAATGCTATTTTCATTTTCTGGATTAGAGAGCTTTTCTTTCAGTTCATCAAATTCAAGAAACGCCTTCATTGACTTGTCACTATCAGGAGATAACTTATAATATTTAAAAGTTTCTTGTTTTTCTCCAATTTTAGTTTCTTCAAAGCTCATAAATTATACCTCAAAAAAAAAAGCCTCTCGAACTTTCTAATTAAAATTCTGTGAAAATTAATTAGAGGGAGCTCTTCGAGTTCTTGTGAGATTATTATAGCTTATTCTTTATTATTTGTAAACCCTGCTTCTGAACACTATATATAGTATACAAAAAATATAAACCTATATATAGTATAGTTCCTTTCATCGAAAGTACAACATATAGAATTTCGAAAAGAGTCGCATCTACATTTTGTGTTTTTTGTTTTTAAAAATTTTTTAAAAATCTTTAAATTTTTTAGGTTGAAACATATTCTCACCGAAAGTTAATGATATAATTGACTTTATTATAAAAAATGAAATTATTGTTTATAGTATAAAGCAGAAGTTTATCATAGTCATTTGAGGGTAAAAAGAGTGCATTTTAGGGAAAAAATTTTTTTATTAACAAAATATGCTACAATTAATTTATGGATAAATTTCAACATAATTTTACAAAAGAAGAAATGCTCTGGAGCGTTAAAGATGTTTCCCAACATTTTAGATGGGATAAAACTAATAAAGAACTGAAATGGCAGATCTGGCGGATGCGTTCTCGATTAAATATGCTAGAAGAAATTTTGGAAAGAGAAGAATAAAGTTTAAATGTCTTTTTTATATGTTTTATAGTATAATATTTATAGATAGTTTTTGGAGGTGGGAAAGATGAAGAAAATTTTTTCGACAATCTTCTTTGTGGTAGCTGCTTTTGTTTTGGTTGCTTGTAGCAACCAACAGAGTTTGGATGGTGAATATTACAAAATATATAATGGTAAAGAAAGTTCTTTGGTTTTCAAATTAGAGGGAGATAATAGTTATTATTATCCAGATGGTGTTAAAAATTCGGCTACTGTTGATGAAAAAAATCATAAAATCAACTATACTGATAAAGGTGTAAATTTTAGTTTAGATTATGATTACAATCCTTCTGGCGAACTAACTTATTCAGGACCTTTTGGAAAAGACCAAGTATACAAAAAGGGCAGTGAAGCATATAAAAAAGCATTAGAAAAAAAGGATTGATTCATTATCAATCCTTTTTATTTTGTAGGTCATAGAAGGCAAATTTAACTTTTCTACTAACTTCCATATCCGTTAGTTGCTTGCTGTCCCAAGCATACCATAGTGTAAGTCCTTTATCGTACTTAGACCAGGTTTTGATATGTGGAAGGGCGCTTTTTATTTTTTGGCAAAACGATTGATTTTGAAGTTCTGGAAACTCAATATGAGTAATAAAATTATTCTTCTCTAGCAGTAGTTTTAGTTTATCACTAGCTTTAATTTTAATCATTTCATAGTTGCTGATGATATTGTCTTTAATAATCTCCAAGTAAGAAATTAATTTTCTTCCAGCAGATGTACCTGCCCTAAAGCTAGTCACAATTCCTTGTGCTTTGGGGTAGCTCATATCTGTATAGTGTTGAAATAGTTGAGTCAGACGAACTTCCAAAGCTTTATTAGAGACTGCTAAATCTTGCATAACTCCTTGATAAGTTTTTTGTTGATAGAAAATCTTAGTTAAGAGCACTATATCTGGCATTAAAATAATAGAAGCAAAATAATCTGCTTCTAATTCTTGGGCGGTTTTATTTCTTAGACTTTCTGTAAAGAGGCTACCTTTATGATTTAAAAGTAAGTGTCCTAATTCATGACATTTTGTGAAATTTTGCCTTTCTTGGATACAATCTTTTTCGTAAGATATAGAGACTCCAAGAGGATCAATCATTGTGATGCCTGATATTAAATCATTTTCAAAATGATGTTCAAAAACCTTGATGTGATACTGTTCTTTTTTTGCTTGAAAATAACTTTCAAAAGAATAGTTTATTAGGGAAATGTCGTGAAGTTTAATAAACTGGTAAATTTCAGTACGAGCTATAGCGGCAATTTTTTGGTAAATAGGATTCATTTAGTCTTGTTCTTCTTCAAAAGCTTTTCTTCTCATTTCAATAAAATTGTCAATGTCAATTTTAAATTGCTCTTGCTGCTCTTTTGTTAGGTTGAAATCATCTACTGTTTTTCTAAAAAGCACTTGTGCTGTTTCTAAAACAGGTTTCTTTTCATCAGCATTACCCAAGAGATAGTCTACAGAGACATCAAAAAGTTCAGCTATTTTAGTTAGCTTGTCTTGGGTTGGCTTTTTGTCACCTTTTTCCCATTTTTGATATGCTTGTTGGGAAACTCCTATTTGAGCAGCTATTTCTTTTTGTGTCAATTTAGCTTGCTTTCTTTGTTCTTTTAACCGCTCTGAAAACATAGTTTTATCCTTCTTAAAAAAATTTAATTTTTTTTCAAAAAAACCTTGACAAATACAACCATAGGATGTATAATGTATTTAACAACCTAAGGTTGTTGGAAAAATCTAGTCCAATCTTACTCAATGGTATGGTTTAGATAGTTAAAGAATTGAGCAGTAAGATTGACAATATAGATTTAAGATTGTTCTTTGAAAATAGAATAAAAGTGCGTCAGACAGTTCCCACTGAAACCAACTAACACACTTAACTGTAGCAAGTTAATTATATCTTAAAATTGACGATATGTCAAACTTGAGATTTTTGGGTTAAAAGCGAGGAGAAACTGGAGTTGTTTTAGGTTTTAACAAATCTAAGAACACACGCACCAGCTTTTGCCTTGTGAGCTGGCTTGGATAAATCATAAGGAACTGCTGGCGCTGGAAGCGTTGGAGATGAAGCTTGTCTATATAGAGTGAGATATAGAAAGCGGGAGACATTTGTTTTTCGTTGGCAAGTGGATTGGGCGGTGTGTGGGCTTATTCTATAAGCTTGCTAAGGGATAAGGTGAGAAACTTTCGTGACTTATCCGAGCGAGTAGCTTTGTCGAGAGATAAGGTGAAAGAGTATGCGAAGATACGAGCATACACTAAGTAGAAAATCATCTGCTTAGGAGAGTAGAAAATGTTTAATAAATTCAGAAGCAGATTGCTTTAGTTAGCAATCTGTTTTTTCTGTTTTCTTAAGCAGATGATATAAAGAACGTCTTTATCTTGTAGAAATGAGGTTTAAGATTGAATAAAATAATTTCAAAAATCCAAAACTTATTGGAGTTAGCTTATGATTCTCCTTCCGATGAAGAAGGACAGACAGCTTTGTTGATGGCACAGAAATTGATGCTAAAACATAAAATTTCTTTAGCTCAAGTTGAATCGAAAAAGGAAGAAACTCATTCTTTCAATGAAGCTTCTGGAAAAACAGCTGGGCGAATTTTATGGTGGGAAAGTTCCTTAGCAGCTCTTTTGGCTAAAAATTTTAGATGCCATGCAATTAGAAATCGAAATTTTGCATCGAGAGAGACTTCGATTAATTTCTTTGGTCTTGAAGAAGATGCTGAATTATGTAGCGAAATTTTTAATGCCACTCGTTTGTATTTGATGTATAGATTTAAGAGATTGGTTGGAAAGGAAAAGAAAAACTCTTATTTATCAGGCTTCTTACTTGGTTTAGATGAACGTTTTGAAAAACAGATACTTGAGAAGCAAGAATACGCATTAGTTGTGCAAGTTCCTGCAGTAGTTGAACAAGAATTTAAAAGGCAGTATGGAAATTTAAGAAATCATAATTCTAAAAAACCTGATTTTGATTTAGATATAGAAGCTTATTTTGAGGGATATTATCATGCCAAAGAATCAATTATCATGCCAAACGAGTTGTTAAGAGAGTAAGTATTGAAAGGAGTATAGATGAAGTAGGAATGAATTATAATGATACGGTGTCTGAATACTATAAAAAGAGTTATCGAAGAATTTTTGATAACTTTTTATTTTCGTTAAAAATCTATGCTTGTGATTGTCTGATGATGAAAAGAGCATGTGTAAGTACACTCAAACAATTAGAGCAGCTTAATCAAAAGTCGATTTCTCTGGATCAATTATCAACTTATCGGCTAATGCTGCCTTATAAACAAGCTGTAGAAAGAGAGCTAAGAAATTTAGAAAAGAGGTAAAAATGGACTATTTTAAAAATAGATTTGAGGGAATCTTAGAAAGATTTAGATTCTCAGTACGAATGTATCGTGAAAACAAAGCACATTGTGAACAATGTTATCAGGAGAGCTTGGGGGAAATGGAATCTCTTTTTAATCGTCATGATTGCCATGATAGCTTTTCCAAGCGCTTGATGGATTGCAAGAATAGCTATCAGCGACGTTTGAAGAAAGAATATTTAGGAATTTGAGGTGGAATAATGAGATTGGCTCGTGCTCCTGCTTCTTCTCTCTCAAAAATGTAAGAAGCTAGATAAAAAAAGAAATGAGGAAAATTGTAATGGAATACGGAACTTTGAAAATGAAACCTGAATTTATCGGGAAAGCTTACTATGAGAAATTGGGGAATGCTCCTCGAACAGTGATGGGGAAACCTGGACAGTACCAGCGTCATATTCTGAACAGTGAAAAGCACGGGTCTTTTCATGTGATTACTCCTGCTTCTGCTGAAGTGATTCCAGAAGATTCACTTGTGGAAGTAGTTAATCCTATCTTTTTCCCTGACCGTAGCTTGAATGGTCGCAATGTTGCTCCAGCTCTGAATGTCTTTGCTGAAAAATTGAAAGTTGTAAAATAAGGAGAAATAAAACATGGCAAAAATTGGTTTGAATTTTGGTGAAAAACTGCAGATTGCAGATAAATCTTATCGGGTAATCAGTGATGGCCTGGATTTGGCTGCTCTTTTTGGTAAACTGACTTTTCGGAAAATTGAAGGGCAGGATGTCATTTATGAAGATGATACCAGCCGTCGGAATCAGGATGGGACATTCGCTCAAGTGTCTACTGGAGAAGTTCGGGGGACAGTTGTTGGAATCCATTCTGCTACCCAGCGTGAAACGCTATTCTTTATGATTGTTGACATGACTCAAGGAGAAATTGAGGACCTTGGTTTGAATTATCGTGAAGAAGTGACACTCACGGATCCAGTAGTGACCTATTCATCTGTCAATGGGAATGACAACTATAAACTCTTTGCGTCTTCAATTGCTAAGAAAGCGGCTGCTCCTACACCAAAACCAAAAGATGAAAACAAACAGTAAGGAGCTGATGTGATTGTTCAAGGATATTTGGAGTTTCAAGGGGCTGCGGGTTAGGAAATTTTATAAGGATATTCGGGCTATGCAGATAGTCCTTTTTTTCTTGCCCTTTGCTTCCCTGTTGGCTTGGTCTGCCTATTCTCTTCAGTCTGAATTTATGCGACAACCTATTCTCTATGGCGGACTGTATGGTGGCGGTTTGGTATTTTCCTTGTTGCTTTCGGTCTACATTGTTTTGAAATTAGAAGCACATGTCCTGTTCTTCTCTCGCTTACGTTCTCTAGCCATTATGCAACGTTTCCTATATGAGAATGGCTTTATCTACCCTGTAAAATCTCGTTGGCAAGAGAAAAAAGACACTTACCGCCTGCCCAAAGTCTATATCAAACAGAGTAAGTATGGAATGGATATTTACTTTGAGCTGCGAGGCGGTAAATTTCAGGAGCGATTCTTAAAATTGGGCGGAGAATTAGAAAATACCTTTGATGGAGACTTTATGTCTCGGAATCATATCAAAGGCTATACATTCTATCGTATCGCAATTGACCGCTTCTCTAGCCGCTTGAATGTCCACCAAGTAGTGGTTGATTCAAAAGGTTTGCGGCTTATGAAAGATGTCTGGTGGAACTTTGACAGTGAACCGCATTTGCTTCTAGCAGGTGGTACTGGTGGTGGTAAAACTGTTCTGATTATGGAGATTGCCTTAGCCTTGGCCAAAATTGGTTATATAGACTTGTGCGATCCAAAAGAATCAGACTTGACAGTTTTGAAGAAAGCGAAAGTCTTCAAAAATCGTGTTTTTGCTTCTAAGGAAGAAATGATTCAATGTTTGCGGGATAATGTGGCTCTGATGGTTGAGCGCTACCGTTTTATGGCAAGTCATCCAGATAATAAGATTGGGAAGTCCTACAAGGACTATGGCTTAAAGCCTAAGTTTATCATCTTTGATGAATGGGCTGCCTTTATTGCTCTCTTGGATAGTGACTATAAGATGGCTTCTGAAGTTGTTCAACTGTTGACGCAAATTATACTTAAAGGTCGTCAGGCTGGAATCTTTATGATTTTAGGTTTACAGCGTCCAGATGGTGAATTTATCAAAACAGCTCTCCGTGATAACTTTATGAAGCGTTTGTCAGTTGGTGTTCTGGAAGATACGGGCTATACCATGCTCTATGGAGACGCTAATCGAAACAAGAACTTTAAGAATGTAGATGAAGTCAATGGCGAAAAAGTAAAAGGTCGTGGCTATATAGCTAATGGCGGCCAAACGGCTGGTGAGTTTTTCAGTCCCTATGTGCCATTTGACAAAGGTTTTGATTTCTTAGAGGAATTTGAGAAGCTACCTGTATTGCCAGATGATGAAGTATCCCTTTCTACTGAACAAACTCAGGAAGAGTTACTGTCTGAAGCCAAGCATTTACCAGTTGACCCAATCTTTGAAGAACAAGAGCGGACTATTTGGTATGTAGACAATTTGGCAAAACAGCTCAATAAGAGTTTTAAGCAGGTAAAAGATGTGATTGATCGCATTGAGCAAGGAGCATATTATCAATTCAAGCGAGAAGAAAATAAGGTTGTTCTCAAGGAATTTGAAAAAGATGTGATTGTGGCGATTTTTGAAGAAAAGGAAAAGACAGGAGAACGGTATCAGGAAGTGATTCAAAAAATCTTCGAACAAGGCAAGGAAGTGGCTTAGTGTCCGATAGAATGGTAAATTTCAGGATTGGCTGGAAGGTCAGGGTCAGCCCAGCGACCAGCGGGAGCTGGGCGGTACGACCCGATACGACCTGAAAGCCAATCCTGATGAAAACCCCCATATTCTAATAGGGGGGTTACGATTTGCAAAAATCGAAAAAGCGACTCCCCTTGTCCTTAGAGTACCAAGGTTTTTCAATGTCACTGACTTGTACTACTTTCTCCGAAAATTTGTACCACTTTAGAAAGGAAAATCATGCCAAAAGCAAGAATCATTGATGGAAAGCATTTGGTAGAACTGCGAAAAGCAACAGGCCTGACTCAAAAAGAGTTTGCGAAAGCGGCAGCTGTGAGTGTAGATAGTCTGCGCTCCTTTGAAAGAGGGCGGCGAGCTTTAACGACTGAGCGGTTTCAGTTGATGAAGCTAGCATTAGGTTATGAAATTTCAAAAAGTCAGCGTTTGCGAGTCATGATTGATTATCTGAGAATCACTTTTAAAGAAGTTCGAAACTTGGCTTATTTTTGTCAGACTTTTTTACATTGTGATTTAAAGGAATTTACCTCAAACGATACCCGGCTCATGACTTATAGCCATTTATGGCGGCGGGGCGATATTTGGATTTTTGATTACTTTGATAAGGAAGTGACAGATAATTATCAGATTACGCTACAGTTATCCGGTCATGGTTGCCGACAGATGGAATTGATTCTAGAAAAGAATGGTCTCACTTGGTATGACCTACTGCAGAAAATGGTCTATGAGCGGTCAGATATGAAAGTGACTCGGCTAGATATTGCTATGGACGAGCTGTATCG
This window of the Streptococcus sanguinis genome carries:
- a CDS encoding conjugal transfer protein, which gives rise to MAKIGLNFGEKLQIADKSYRVISDGLDLAALFGKLTFRKIEGQDVIYEDDTSRRNQDGTFAQVSTGEVRGTVVGIHSATQRETLFFMIVDMTQGEIEDLGLNYREEVTLTDPVVTYSSVNGNDNYKLFASSIAKKAAAPTPKPKDENKQ
- a CDS encoding cell division protein FtsK; amino-acid sequence: MFKDIWSFKGLRVRKFYKDIRAMQIVLFFLPFASLLAWSAYSLQSEFMRQPILYGGLYGGGLVFSLLLSVYIVLKLEAHVLFFSRLRSLAIMQRFLYENGFIYPVKSRWQEKKDTYRLPKVYIKQSKYGMDIYFELRGGKFQERFLKLGGELENTFDGDFMSRNHIKGYTFYRIAIDRFSSRLNVHQVVVDSKGLRLMKDVWWNFDSEPHLLLAGGTGGGKTVLIMEIALALAKIGYIDLCDPKESDLTVLKKAKVFKNRVFASKEEMIQCLRDNVALMVERYRFMASHPDNKIGKSYKDYGLKPKFIIFDEWAAFIALLDSDYKMASEVVQLLTQIILKGRQAGIFMILGLQRPDGEFIKTALRDNFMKRLSVGVLEDTGYTMLYGDANRNKNFKNVDEVNGEKVKGRGYIANGGQTAGEFFSPYVPFDKGFDFLEEFEKLPVLPDDEVSLSTEQTQEELLSEAKHLPVDPIFEEQERTIWYVDNLAKQLNKSFKQVKDVIDRIEQGAYYQFKREENKVVLKEFEKDVIVAIFEEKEKTGERYQEVIQKIFEQGKEVA